From the genome of Thermodesulfovibrionales bacterium:
CCCTTACATATCTGAATGCACTGTGCTTCTTCTCTTCAGTACCACGGTGCAGTTCTGGGCTGCATGGAGGTTTCACAGGGCAGCATGGATTGCCTTAAGACACAAAACTGCAAACATGAATACACTTGTTAGTGTGGGTACCTTTTCAGCCTATATCTACAGTCTTATTGCAACCTTTTATCCATCCATATTCACAAGAGGCGGTATGGAGCCTCATGTATATTATGAAACATCTTCTGTTATTATCACCCTTATACTTCTTGGAAGGCTTCTTGAGGCAAGGGCAAAGGCAAGGACTTCTGAGGCCATAAGAAGGCTCATGGAACTCCAGCCAAAAACTGCAAAGGTTTTAAGAAACGGTGTTGAGATGGATATACCGGTTGAGGAGGTGATTCCAGGTGATTTTGTAATAGTCAGACCAGGCGAGAGAATTCCAGTGGATGGAAAAATAATTGAGGGTTCATCTTCAGTGGATGAGTCAATGCTTACTGGGGAGAGCCTGCCAGTAGAAAAATCCCCTGGTGATTCTGTTTATGGTGGCACTGTTAACAGGGCTGGCACATTTAAACTGATCGCCGAGAAGGTCGGTAAAGAAACCGTACTTTCAGGGATAATAAGACTTGTTGAAGAAGCACAGGGCAGCAGGGCACCCATTCAGGCGCTTGCTGACAGGGTGGCAGCAATCTTTGTACCTGCAGTGATCACTATTGCAATCATTACATTCATTATATGGTATGTTGCAGGTCCATCCTTTACACAGGCACTCATGAATTTTATTGCTGTTCTTATTATTGCCTGTCCCTGTGCCCTTGGGCTTGCAACACCTACTGCTATTATGGTTGGTACTGGAATAGGTGCTGAAAGGGGAATTCTTATCAGAGATGCTCAGGCAATTGAGATAGCAGGAAAGGTCAATACAGTCGTTCTTGATAAGACAGGGACAATAACT
Proteins encoded in this window:
- a CDS encoding copper-translocating P-type ATPase; the protein is PYISECTVLLLFSTTVQFWAAWRFHRAAWIALRHKTANMNTLVSVGTFSAYIYSLIATFYPSIFTRGGMEPHVYYETSSVIITLILLGRLLEARAKARTSEAIRRLMELQPKTAKVLRNGVEMDIPVEEVIPGDFVIVRPGERIPVDGKIIEGSSSVDESMLTGESLPVEKSPGDSVYGGTVNRAGTFKLIAEKVGKETVLSGIIRLVEEAQGSRAPIQALADRVAAIFVPAVITIAIITFIIWYVAGPSFTQALMNFIAVLIIACPCALGLATPTAIMVGTGIGAERGILIRDAQAIEIAGKVNTVVLDKTGTITKGKPEVLEITNLSEFSDIELMRLAASLERLSEHPVAKAIVDKALSISGQNSIILEEPLSFKVEPGGGVRGEFLIGDKKNEMIIGSADFLKNMGIDISSLVTYEEDISKRAMSPVLIAINNKVKGIFAIADPVKEGSKEAVEALKNLSIDIIMITGDHMLTAEAVAKKVGIERYYARVKPEEKLQLIRKLKDEGRIVAMVGDGINDAPALMEAHVGIAMGTGTDIAMESSQITLMRGDLKSVVSAIKLSKLTIKTIKQNLFWAFIYNITGIPVAAGVLYPFGGPLLNPMIASIAMAMSSVSVVTNSLRLRRKAAVI